The Lycium ferocissimum isolate CSIRO_LF1 chromosome 1, AGI_CSIRO_Lferr_CH_V1, whole genome shotgun sequence genome includes a region encoding these proteins:
- the LOC132064301 gene encoding uncharacterized protein LOC132064301, translating to MAGEQVLLKALPIKGVIKFRKKGKLSLRFISPIEIISRVGEAAYELALPPGLSSVQPVFYVSMLKKYHGDSSYIIRWDSVLLDENLSYEEGPIDILDREVHNLRSKEIVSVKVQWKNRRVHEATWET from the coding sequence ATGGCTGGGGAACAGGTCTTGTTGAAGGCCTTACCCATAAAAGGTGTGATAAAATTtaggaagaagggcaagctcagTCTTAGGTTCATCAGTCCAATTGAGATTATTAGCCGTGTGGGGGAGGCagcctatgagttggcattgcctCCAGGTTTATCGAGTGTTCAACCGGTGTTTTATGTCTCTATGTTAAAGAAATATCATGGTGACAGTTCTTACATtattcgttgggattcagtCTTGTTGGATGAGAACTTGTCTTATGAGGAGGGGCCTATTGATATCTTAGATAGAGAGGTTCATAActtgaggtctaaggagatagTGTCAGTGAAGGTCCAATGGAAGAATCGTCGAGTTCAtgaagctacttgggagacctAG